The Terriglobus roseus region GCTAATTTGCCCGTGGATGCGTCTCGTCATACACCTGCTGCACCTGCCCCACGGTGAGCTGCGTGTACCGCTGCGTGGTGGAAAGTCGTTCATGACCAAGGAGTTCCTGAATCGCTCGCAGATCAGCGCCCTCCTCCAGCATGTGTGTGCCGAAGGCGTGACGCAGCGTGTGCGGGTGAACATCGGCGGGTAGGCCGCGCTGGATGGCGATGGACTTCACAATGCGTCCCACGGAACGGGTTGTCAGGCGCGCTGAGCCGCGGGCTGACTGATTGATGAGCAGCGGACCGTCTGCGATGAGGGCTGCTTTTCCATTGCGCAGCTTTGCTTCTCGATGCGGAAGATAGGCGCGGACGGCTTCCGCAGCAGCATCGCCTAGAGGAACATAGCGCTCTTTGCGACCTTTGCCTCGAACCAGGATCGCATCGTTGGACCAATAAATGTCGCGCAGGTTAATGCCAACAAGCTCTGAATTACGGATACCGCAGCCGTAAAGCAGTTCCCAGATCACGCGGTCACGCTCAGGCCAGCCGGTGTATTCCTCGCCCACAGACTTGGCGAATTTCTTGCCAGCCTTCTTTACCGCGCGTGGCGTAGCACTGACATTCTCAATGGCATCCAGAACGCGATTGACCTCTTCCGCCGACGGCACTCGCGGCAGGTGCTTTGGTAGCTTCGGCGTGGCTACGAGCGTTGCCGGATTCTGTTCGACAATACCCTCTTTGGCCATCCAACGAAACCACGAGCGGACGGCTGCAAGCGCCCGCGCCGCCGACGCCTTCGTCAGCCCACGGTCATACAAAACCGCCAGGTACGCTCGAACATGCGTGTGTTCAACAGAACGAATGTCGCCTTGTTCCCCAAGCGTTTCCACCAGCCACGCGGCAAAGTTTTGCACCTCACGCGTGTAGGCGCGGACGGTGTGTTCGCTAGCACCGCGTTCGTTCTCCAGTACGGTGACGAAACGGCTGCTTAGGTCGGATAGGCTCATGAGGCACGCGCCTCCGCACCATGGCGGCGAGCGCGCGGATGGTGCAGTCGATGCACTTCTTTCAAACGTCCAAGCGCAAGATGCGTGTAAACCTGCGTGGTGCTGATGTCGGCATGGCCCAGAAGCGTTTGCACGCTGCGTAAGTCGGCGCCATGTTCCACCATGTGTGTCGCGCAACTGTGGCGAAGCTTATGCGGGCTGGCCTGTGAATTCGTCGACTTCACAATCGACCACACTACCTGCGTCGTCAACGGTTTTCCGCGTACGGAGAGGAATAACGTCCGCTGCAGTCCCTTGCCAGCGAGTTGCGAACGCCCGCGTTGCAGATATTCTTCAAGCGCTCTGCACGCGGTCGCGCCCAACGGCACAATCCGTTCTTTATCGCCTTTTCCACGCACCTGCGCACGTTGCTGATCCAGATGCAAGTCTTCCACGCGAAGGGTGACAATCTCACCGGCGCGCAGACCACCTGCGTACAGCAGTTCCATCAGGGCGTGGTCACGCAATGAAAGTGCATCAGCCTGTGGGTGATGCGCGGCCACACCGGTCATCTCCAACATCCGCGAAACATCTTCTTCCGCCAGCGATTTCGGCAGGACTTTCCAAGTGCTTGGCGCTTCAATGTTGACCGTAGGGT contains the following coding sequences:
- a CDS encoding tyrosine-type recombinase/integrase — encoded protein: MSLSDLSSRFVTVLENERGASEHTVRAYTREVQNFAAWLVETLGEQGDIRSVEHTHVRAYLAVLYDRGLTKASAARALAAVRSWFRWMAKEGIVEQNPATLVATPKLPKHLPRVPSAEEVNRVLDAIENVSATPRAVKKAGKKFAKSVGEEYTGWPERDRVIWELLYGCGIRNSELVGINLRDIYWSNDAILVRGKGRKERYVPLGDAAAEAVRAYLPHREAKLRNGKAALIADGPLLINQSARGSARLTTRSVGRIVKSIAIQRGLPADVHPHTLRHAFGTHMLEEGADLRAIQELLGHERLSTTQRYTQLTVGQVQQVYDETHPRAN
- a CDS encoding tyrosine recombinase, which translates into the protein MQPSTTSSRNSQLLREYMTMLRVEKGLRPLTCEAYLRDLEQFCEHLEVTDGLLASAKREDVAAWMEHLRTHDRTDRSIARKLSCLRGFYKWMLLDKRMSHDPTVNIEAPSTWKVLPKSLAEEDVSRMLEMTGVAAHHPQADALSLRDHALMELLYAGGLRAGEIVTLRVEDLHLDQQRAQVRGKGDKERIVPLGATACRALEEYLQRGRSQLAGKGLQRTLFLSVRGKPLTTQVVWSIVKSTNSQASPHKLRHSCATHMVEHGADLRSVQTLLGHADISTTQVYTHLALGRLKEVHRLHHPRARRHGAEARAS